A genomic window from Salvia miltiorrhiza cultivar Shanhuang (shh) chromosome 5, IMPLAD_Smil_shh, whole genome shotgun sequence includes:
- the LOC131025354 gene encoding protein SIEVE ELEMENT OCCLUSION B-like: MTTRRHPMSGERGFFLSDESALNNQIQATHLPDMEDINVRPILIIIEDIMRLTQPSGDAHATTTITATTHVAQAHPLLDKSTDKVSHGGAYYDEKSYQTTYCDEKAYHQPSYRDEKAFHKTSYLEAEIVKVLACPINRVSCEIVCKIAGGGESHQVTMDLLRSLTSYAWEAKIVIALAAFAINYGEFWVVEHLHIKNPLAKNIATLEDLPDTLAMAGGGEPRKQFDAVIHLLTKILEVTHCIIKFKELPPLYISAQSPEITAANTNIPSAVYWSIRGILVCASTLLNLIDGGYDYPSTFTSWEILNLAHKLSVIFNRLQNSIEICNEIIERKKLEDAYIKFKTLLETTHIDNMQVLTELFLFKEDQRPLYNGLRRTNEQLTVLKMKYVLLLISDLELPLEELHVLYMIQYEWSVKHDYEVLWLPIIAPGNVDEVKFYDLRSSMPWYSADHPALVNPAAIRYACEELKFTHRPMLVVLDPHGKLSNRDALPMIYIWGAMAFPFTKDWERKLWEESEWNIELLADHIDPRIPEWIIGNKVICLYGGDDLEWIRRFTLTARAVAMAVGVALEMLYVGKRNPGGKVRRCHEVITRENLSYIFASDYYDYVWYFWERLACMWVSRKQIERAVDTDVIMRRLLDLLTYDSTEEGWAVFSRGNVEITIDMGENVLAVLERYKDWAHEVDHPDKFVSVLDKSLSGFHPEHHCLRLILPGQAGYIPETVACTCGKTMDKYVMYRCCTD; the protein is encoded by the exons ATGACTACTCGGCGCCACCCGATGTCTGGGGAGCGCGGCTTCTTCTTGTCCGACGAGAGTGCCCTCAACAACCAGATTCAGGCGACTCACTTACCCGACATGGAGGATATCAACGTGAGGCCGATCCTCATCATCATCGAGGACATCATGCGCCTCACCCAGCCTTCAGGCGACGCTCATGCTACTACAACTATTACTGCTACTACTCAT GTGGCTCAGGCTCATCCTCTCTTGGACAAGTCGACCGATAAGGTTTCTCACGGTGGTGCATACTATGACGAGAAGTCTTACCAGACGACCTATTGCGATGAGAAGGCCTACCACCAGCCTTCTTATCGCGATGAGAAAGCCTTCCACAAAACTTCGTATCTCGAGGCAGAGATAGTCAAAGTGCTAGCCTGTCCCATCAACAGGGTCTCATGCGAG ATCGTGTGCAAAATTGCCGGTGGGGGAGAATCACACCAAGTGACAATGGACCTCCTTAGATCCCTAACAAGCTACGCCTGGGAAGCCAAGATCGTGATCGCCTTGGCGGCCTTCGCCATCAACTACGGCGAGTTTTGGGTGGTGGAGCATCTCCACATCAAGAACCCCCTCGCCAAGAACATCGCCACACTTGAGGACTTGCCGGACACCCTGGCCATGGCCGGCGGGGGCGAGCCGAGGAAGCAATTCGACGCCGTGATCCACCTGCTCACCAAGATACTCGAGGTCACTCACTGCATCATCAAGTTCAAGGAGCTCCCCCCTCTCTACATCAGCGCTCAGTCGCCCGAGATCACCGCTGCCAACACCAACATCCCCTCCGCCGTCTACTGGAGCATCCGAGGCATTCTCGTCTGCGCCTCCACGCTCCTCAACCTCATCGACGGCGGCTATGA TTACCCCTCCACCTTTACCTCGTGGGAGATACTGAATCTGGCCCACAAGCTCAGTGTCATATTTAACCGTTTACAGAATTCAATAGAGATTTGCAACGAAATCATTG AGAGGAAGAAGTTAGAAGATGCCTACATCAAGTTCAAGACGCTTCTAGAAACTACTCACATCGACAACATGCAAGTTCTTACCGAACTCTTCCTATTCAAAGAAGATCAAAGGCCACTCTACAACGGCTTAAGAAGGACTAAT GAGCAATTGACGGTACTGAAGATGAAGTACGTCCTGCTCCTGATCTCGGATTTGGAGCTCCCCTTAGAGGAGCTCCACGTGCTCTACATGATCCAATACGAGTGGTCGGTGAAGCACGACTACGAGGTCCTGTGGCTCCCGATCATAGCCCCGGGGAACGTCGACGAGGTGAAATTCTACGACCTCCGGAGCAGCATGCCCTGGTACTCCGCGGACCACCCGGCCCTTGTGAACCCGGCCGCCATCAGGTATGCCTGTGAAGAGCTCAAGTTCACCCATAGGCCGATGCTCGTGGTCCTCGACCCGCACGGGAAGCTCTCTAACCGCGACGCCCTCCCAATGATCTATATCTGGGGCGCCATGGCCTTCCCCTTCACCAAGGATTGGGAGAGGAAGCTCTGGGAGGAGAGCGAATGGAACATCGAGCTCCTCGCAGATCACATCGATCCCCGCATCCCAGAGTGG ATCATTGGGAACAAGGTGATTTGCCTGTACGGCGGGGACGACCTAGAATGGATCCGGAGATTCACGTTGACGGCCCGGGCCGTGGCCATGGCCGTCGGGGTGGCTCTGGAGATGCTCTACGTGGGCAAACGAAACCCTGGAGGGAAGGTCCGAAGGTGCCATGAGGTGATCACGCGGGAGAACCTGAGCTACATCTTCGCGTCGGATTACTACGACTACGTGTGGTATTTCTGGGAGCGGCTGGCGTGCATGTGGGTCTCGAGGAAGCAGATCGAGCGGGCCGTGGACACCGACGTGATCATGCGGCGGTTACTGGACCTGCTTACCTACGACAGCACCGAGGAGGGATGGGCGGTGTTCAGCCGAGGAAACGTCGAGATCACGATAGACATGGGGGAGAATGTGCTGGCGGTGTTGGAGAGGTACAAGGACTGGGCCCACGAGGTGGACCACCCGGACAAGTTCGTGTCCGTGCTGGACAAGAGCTTGTCCGGGTTCCACCCCGAGCACCACTGCCTCCGCCTCATCCTGCCGGGGCAGGCAGGGTACATACCCGAGACGGTTGCCTGCACATGCGGGAAGACTATGGACAAGTATGTTATGTACCGCTGCTGCACCGACTGA